Genomic window (Streptomyces yatensis):
GGCCAAGAGCCGGGCGCCCTCCTCGGTCAGCCGCAGCGTCTCGTACGAGAACGTCGAGTACGTCGTCAGCGCCCCGCACAGCCCCGTGCCCAGCAGCAGTTGCACCCGCTGGGAGGCCGCCCCCTCCGCCGCCGCGCCGGTCAGCAGGCCCAGCACCAGACAGCCCACCACATTGACCAGGAACGTGCCCCAGGG
Coding sequences:
- the crcB gene encoding fluoride efflux transporter CrcB, producing the protein MNWLLVIAGGMVGAPLRYLTDRAVQARHDSVFPWGTFLVNVVGCLVLGLLTGAAAEGAASQRVQLLLGTGLCGALTTYSTFSYETLRLTEEGARLLAVANVVLSVVAGVGAAFAGAALAHAIWG